One genomic region from Thermoplasmatales archaeon encodes:
- a CDS encoding APC family permease: MNNRVPKEYVATEPESNKLRRGMRFRDLYFAGITAVIGSGWLFGSYLTSGAAGPASILSWIIGGIFILIIALVWSEIATAVPIAGGAARYANFTHGGVAASIIAWSTILTYIAVPAVEAVAVVSVLQGAVSYYYPSSTIVLMNSSGIPSFLGVGIAVALSAVFFYVNYIGLRGLIKTNFGMTIWKLIIPPLAIALLLVVGLSHGLGSNFTHLTGGFMPYGIDPVFTAIPATGVVFAYLGFRQPVEMAAEAKSPGKDIWRALIAVTLTGIGMYTLLQIAFIGGIKWNSAAFGTAGVMPGDWAGLTSSVTMSSFPFFFEAVGLGMGLLGILLIIDGAVSPTGTLSQYMGSTARVLYGTAKEGYLTKNFFAVHTKYRVPAFRIIITLIVTIILLLLAGIGYLVSSVGGAWSALTSIVTTTGVFSYIIGPIALSTFRKAHPNLNRPFKLPAYGIIAPVAFIVSALMVYWGAGSLITSADPYGGYALLIIILAGILLYGYAKGRNFRDDLKSGAWVITFIVFNLVLLYFGEYGPVNRLAIPGYPTIPVDWFIEIIAAIIFYIWALKTSVKNYDVVKAVDRSIALTESAD, encoded by the coding sequence GTGAACAATAGAGTGCCTAAAGAGTATGTAGCAACAGAACCAGAATCGAATAAATTGAGAAGGGGTATGCGTTTTAGAGATCTCTACTTTGCGGGTATAACTGCGGTAATAGGATCGGGATGGCTGTTCGGAAGTTATCTGACGTCGGGTGCGGCAGGTCCAGCGTCTATACTGTCTTGGATAATAGGCGGCATATTTATTTTGATTATTGCCCTCGTGTGGTCAGAGATTGCAACAGCAGTTCCAATTGCTGGAGGCGCTGCGAGATATGCTAATTTCACTCACGGAGGAGTGGCTGCGTCGATAATTGCATGGAGCACTATATTAACATACATAGCTGTGCCGGCTGTTGAAGCTGTTGCCGTAGTATCAGTTCTTCAAGGTGCAGTAAGTTATTATTACCCAAGCAGCACGATAGTACTTATGAATTCTTCAGGGATACCATCCTTTTTGGGTGTTGGAATAGCTGTAGCTTTGTCAGCAGTTTTCTTCTACGTGAATTACATTGGCCTGAGAGGACTCATAAAGACAAACTTTGGTATGACCATTTGGAAACTAATAATACCGCCGCTGGCAATCGCGTTGCTCCTAGTTGTTGGTCTTTCACACGGGCTTGGATCTAATTTTACGCATTTGACTGGGGGATTCATGCCTTATGGTATAGATCCAGTTTTTACTGCTATTCCTGCTACCGGCGTAGTATTTGCATACCTAGGATTTCGTCAACCAGTTGAGATGGCTGCCGAGGCAAAGTCACCTGGGAAAGACATATGGAGGGCATTAATTGCTGTCACTCTCACAGGAATAGGAATGTACACTTTGCTTCAAATAGCGTTCATAGGAGGCATAAAATGGAACAGTGCCGCTTTTGGAACCGCTGGAGTAATGCCTGGAGACTGGGCTGGACTAACATCGAGTGTTACCATGTCGTCTTTTCCTTTCTTCTTTGAAGCTGTTGGCCTTGGAATGGGTTTATTAGGAATATTATTAATAATAGACGGCGCGGTCAGCCCGACAGGGACATTAAGTCAGTACATGGGTTCTACAGCAAGAGTTCTCTACGGTACTGCGAAAGAGGGATATCTCACAAAGAATTTCTTTGCTGTACATACAAAGTACAGAGTCCCTGCCTTTAGGATTATCATTACGCTCATAGTCACAATTATACTGCTCTTACTTGCCGGCATTGGATACTTAGTATCATCTGTTGGTGGTGCGTGGTCAGCATTAACTTCAATCGTAACCACAACTGGGGTATTTTCTTATATAATAGGCCCAATAGCTCTTTCCACATTTAGAAAAGCACACCCGAATCTAAATCGCCCTTTTAAGCTTCCTGCCTATGGTATTATCGCTCCGGTAGCCTTCATAGTTTCGGCCCTTATGGTATACTGGGGTGCTGGCAGCTTGATAACAAGTGCGGACCCATACGGTGGTTACGCTCTATTGATAATTATACTTGCAGGCATATTACTATACGGCTATGCAAAAGGGAGAAATTTCCGTGACGATCTCAAGTCAGGGGCATGGGTCATAACTTTCATTGTTTTCAATCTCGTTCTTCTTTATTTTGGAGAGTACGGACCTGTCAATAGATTGGCAATTCCAGGTTATCCCACTATCCCAGTTGACTGGTTTATCGAAATTATAGCAGCCATAATATTCTATATATGGGCATTGAAAACCTCTGTAAAGAATTATGACGTTGTAAAAGCTGTTGATAGAAGCATAGCGTTGACAGAAAGCGCGGATTAA
- a CDS encoding DUF296 domain-containing protein, giving the protein MQHFLDRRELFLKIEKNESVQNEILGALNLYEIMSGEVTFAIGMIRNLEVGYFDGKEYLKKMYPENLEIVSFHGSIAENEPRLHIHCAGANKDHSVVGGHFFSGVADPLLEVKITKFDGIKLGREKNPASGLSELTILRSKH; this is encoded by the coding sequence ATGCAACATTTTTTGGATAGGAGAGAACTTTTTCTAAAGATTGAGAAGAACGAATCCGTGCAGAATGAGATTTTGGGTGCTCTCAACCTTTATGAGATCATGAGTGGCGAGGTAACATTTGCGATAGGCATGATTCGGAACCTGGAAGTAGGCTACTTTGACGGTAAAGAGTATCTTAAAAAGATGTATCCTGAAAATTTGGAAATCGTATCTTTCCATGGAAGTATAGCCGAGAACGAACCAAGGTTGCACATCCACTGCGCTGGTGCGAATAAGGATCATTCTGTCGTGGGTGGGCATTTCTTTTCCGGTGTAGCAGATCCTCTGTTAGAGGTAAAGATCACAAAATTTGACGGAATAAAACTTGGAAGAGAGAAGAATCCTGCGTCGGGCCTTAGCGAACTAACCATACTTCGTTCAAAGCATTGA
- a CDS encoding aquaporin: MTDIIRKSLAELVGTYIFVLFGPGSVVAFIAAFHSTLNPSTTFFLATTFGLGISIGIMAVANISGGHVNPAVTIAMFVVGRFPGKHVIQYIVAQLIGAVMASATIGLLFGYNVANSVQFGATIPGVRGPWIAFAGEFIMTFFFLWTIMGVTSRTNNTAIIAVVIGIYVAIMIYILVTVSGGSINPARSFGPAVLSGILFKGQYYQWIYWVAPIIGGSLGALSYKFMYHEKGRIHYSPTN; encoded by the coding sequence ATGACAGACATAATAAGAAAATCATTAGCAGAGTTAGTTGGAACATACATTTTCGTCCTTTTCGGACCGGGTAGCGTTGTAGCTTTTATAGCTGCATTCCATTCAACACTAAACCCATCTACGACGTTCTTTTTGGCTACAACTTTCGGTCTAGGTATCTCTATTGGAATAATGGCAGTAGCAAACATCTCTGGTGGACACGTCAATCCGGCTGTGACTATTGCTATGTTCGTAGTTGGCAGATTTCCAGGCAAACATGTAATTCAGTACATCGTAGCTCAACTGATAGGCGCAGTTATGGCTTCAGCGACAATAGGCCTATTATTCGGTTACAATGTTGCCAATTCGGTGCAATTCGGAGCCACTATCCCTGGAGTCAGAGGGCCCTGGATCGCTTTTGCAGGAGAATTTATTATGACTTTCTTCTTCCTGTGGACCATAATGGGCGTAACGTCTAGGACCAATAATACAGCGATAATAGCAGTGGTAATAGGTATTTACGTAGCCATAATGATATATATTCTAGTAACAGTGAGCGGAGGATCAATTAATCCTGCAAGGTCGTTCGGACCTGCGGTCCTATCCGGAATTCTGTTCAAAGGGCAATATTATCAATGGATATACTGGGTAGCACCAATTATAGGCGGGTCTCTTGGAGCTCTCTCGTACAAGTTCATGTACCATGAGAAAGGAAGGATTCATTACTCTCCGACGAATTGA
- a CDS encoding iron-containing redox enzyme family protein, with product MQAQGDFYSEVYDFVKKHAATNNDFINRFSRGEISDTEFKRFSEEFYHFTREWPSILSVLLVNTPNEEDAENLTSILVSELGDGSPKKRHELLYRAYLRSLDIEPAKIVKQAQLRTTKAWLDGMREYFSGDHFEGLGAEFGLENMAIPMWDKLLSGFEIWKKKHPEYAGMDLKYFTFHREIEEHHEDAMENVLGVHKNDPDAREKFFRGADGILKLEEQFWLGLSDSRN from the coding sequence ATGCAAGCACAAGGAGATTTCTATTCTGAAGTTTACGATTTTGTCAAGAAGCATGCTGCTACGAACAATGATTTTATAAATCGCTTTTCGCGGGGAGAGATTTCAGATACCGAATTTAAAAGGTTTTCTGAAGAATTCTATCACTTTACCAGAGAATGGCCATCTATCCTGTCGGTTCTTTTGGTGAATACTCCAAACGAAGAAGATGCTGAAAATCTCACATCTATACTTGTCTCAGAACTTGGAGATGGCAGTCCGAAGAAGAGGCATGAATTGCTTTATAGAGCATACCTTAGAAGTCTTGATATCGAACCCGCTAAGATTGTCAAGCAGGCACAATTACGAACAACTAAGGCATGGCTGGATGGAATGAGAGAGTATTTTTCCGGGGACCATTTTGAGGGACTGGGTGCAGAATTTGGACTTGAAAACATGGCTATTCCAATGTGGGACAAACTCTTGTCCGGATTCGAAATATGGAAAAAGAAGCACCCCGAATACGCGGGCATGGATCTGAAGTATTTTACATTTCACCGGGAAATAGAGGAGCACCATGAGGATGCCATGGAAAACGTCCTCGGAGTTCATAAAAATGATCCGGATGCTAGAGAAAAATTCTTCCGTGGAGCTGATGGCATACTGAAATTGGAAGAACAGTTTTGGCTAGGTCTTTCGGATAGTAGAAACTGA
- a CDS encoding homogentisate 1,2-dioxygenase: MVFYVKQGEMPESRHTYKSRENLLREELFGEESFDGPYSLIYHKNEPTRIKNLRREEKVNVPVAVNKEFMHRHLDGLKLNREGNFLTGRQYLLVNSRVYIGITKPAEKFNDLFRSALTDQLFFIHEGSGTLRSVFGDLSFSSGDYVYVPKGTTYGIDYSSDLVVFFLESSERIGIPPRYLNVYGQIKEGSPYYSRDIRYPVLSKEKKSGTDIYKVYVDYTGYYAVEERDESPMDVVGWDGYLYPFAINVNSMAPIVGKLHMPPPVHETFSGKSFMVGTFLPRKFDFHPHSIPISYYHSNIDTDEVLFYSSGDFMSRKGISKESITLHVRGLIHGPQPGAVEGAIGKTETNEIAVMIEAYDPLGITKKAEQIENREYMKSWYK, translated from the coding sequence ATGGTATTTTATGTGAAACAGGGCGAGATGCCAGAATCTCGACACACGTATAAGAGCAGGGAGAATTTATTGAGAGAAGAACTTTTTGGAGAGGAAAGCTTTGATGGTCCGTACTCTCTTATTTATCATAAGAACGAACCCACCCGCATTAAGAACTTAAGAAGAGAGGAGAAGGTAAACGTCCCTGTTGCAGTAAATAAGGAATTTATGCATAGACACCTTGACGGTTTGAAACTAAACAGAGAGGGCAATTTCCTTACAGGAAGGCAGTATCTGCTGGTGAATTCAAGGGTGTACATTGGTATAACGAAACCAGCTGAAAAGTTCAATGATCTTTTCAGGAGCGCACTCACCGATCAACTCTTCTTCATTCACGAAGGAAGCGGGACTCTGAGATCCGTGTTTGGTGATCTGAGCTTTTCATCGGGGGATTATGTTTATGTACCTAAGGGCACAACGTATGGTATTGATTACTCCAGTGATCTTGTGGTTTTCTTCCTCGAATCCTCCGAGAGAATAGGAATACCACCGAGATACCTGAATGTCTATGGCCAGATAAAGGAAGGTTCTCCATATTATAGCCGCGATATAAGATATCCCGTTCTAAGCAAAGAGAAGAAATCAGGAACCGATATCTATAAAGTGTACGTAGACTACACGGGTTATTATGCTGTTGAGGAAAGGGATGAGAGCCCAATGGACGTAGTCGGCTGGGATGGTTATCTCTACCCATTCGCCATAAACGTAAACTCTATGGCCCCAATTGTTGGCAAATTGCATATGCCGCCTCCAGTGCATGAAACATTCAGCGGAAAGTCTTTCATGGTAGGAACCTTTTTACCACGGAAATTCGATTTTCATCCACATTCGATTCCGATCTCGTATTACCACAGCAACATAGATACAGACGAGGTTCTTTTCTACTCTTCCGGAGATTTCATGAGCAGGAAAGGCATATCAAAAGAATCTATCACGCTGCATGTGAGAGGCCTGATCCATGGTCCACAACCTGGCGCAGTTGAGGGTGCTATCGGCAAAACAGAGACGAACGAGATTGCAGTAATGATAGAGGCATATGACCCACTTGGAATAACAAAAAAAGCAGAACAGATAGAAAATCGGGAATACATGAAGTCGTGGTATAAATGA
- a CDS encoding fumarylacetoacetate hydrolase family protein gives MKIARVISGKAQHTVVEKGNEFFDIADIYGTELTDDNYFDLIMNKTHTDITQQTDKLRGIAPDSFLLPIPKIGQIRDFYAFEEHVRTARKLRGLDMAEEWYEFPAYYYSGNSSVFPGDAKINYPSFSSELDYELEIAAVIGKDGKNIRADEAWNHILGFTLASDWSARDQQRKEMKIGLGPSKSKDFATSFGKTITTSDEVLRHTDRNFRIDCTVAATVNGKLYTRTNIMNMHWTFPQLIEWASKEVELKTGDIIMSGTVPGGCILELGSDKYGWLSRGNRIKFKSEYLGELESEII, from the coding sequence ATGAAAATTGCGAGAGTTATTTCTGGAAAGGCACAGCACACCGTTGTAGAGAAAGGTAACGAGTTTTTTGACATCGCGGATATATATGGAACGGAACTAACAGACGATAACTACTTCGATTTGATTATGAACAAGACTCATACAGACATTACCCAGCAAACCGATAAACTCCGTGGGATTGCTCCCGATTCATTTCTTCTTCCTATTCCCAAGATCGGACAGATAAGAGATTTCTATGCATTTGAGGAACACGTTAGAACTGCAAGAAAATTACGCGGCCTGGACATGGCAGAGGAATGGTATGAATTTCCAGCTTACTACTATTCCGGGAATTCCTCGGTCTTTCCTGGTGATGCCAAGATTAATTATCCAAGCTTTTCCAGTGAACTTGACTACGAACTTGAGATTGCTGCGGTTATAGGAAAAGATGGCAAAAACATCAGGGCAGATGAGGCCTGGAACCATATTCTGGGTTTTACGCTAGCAAGCGACTGGAGTGCGAGGGATCAGCAGAGAAAGGAAATGAAAATTGGACTCGGACCTTCAAAGAGCAAGGATTTCGCAACCTCCTTTGGAAAAACGATTACAACGTCAGACGAAGTACTGAGGCACACTGACAGAAATTTTCGCATAGATTGCACTGTCGCCGCAACAGTAAATGGCAAGCTGTATACAAGAACAAATATAATGAACATGCACTGGACTTTCCCTCAGTTGATAGAGTGGGCATCGAAGGAGGTAGAACTTAAGACCGGGGACATAATCATGAGTGGGACTGTACCGGGTGGATGTATCCTTGAACTCGGATCTGATAAATATGGATGGCTGTCAAGAGGGAACAGGATAAAATTCAAGTCCGAATATTTAGGTGAACTTGAAAGTGAAATTATTTGA
- a CDS encoding chlorite dismutase family protein: protein MDNGSVYVVVYSFKFNKSFWRMEEEEKKRVLKNTSLIFSGVRKKLNHLKIYTCSRHDADILFWGSSRNAEGLQLLKRNIQENFGGFGHLSYSLISIYEPSPYLHKGKQPENVFDQAPLKHFVAYPMSKTPEWYLIPYDERKKIMEEHIRMATTNPEGEGIRSFTTYSFGLGDQEFVVMYEVDDLMKWSHVTGKLREATARKWIIKEEPIFVGDYISSFDEIGTM from the coding sequence ATGGATAACGGTTCAGTGTATGTTGTAGTTTATTCTTTCAAGTTCAACAAATCGTTCTGGCGAATGGAAGAGGAAGAAAAAAAGCGTGTCTTAAAAAATACTTCATTGATCTTTTCGGGCGTAAGAAAGAAATTGAACCATCTTAAGATTTACACCTGTTCCAGGCACGATGCTGATATACTGTTCTGGGGTTCTTCAAGAAACGCCGAGGGTTTGCAGCTTCTAAAGCGTAATATCCAGGAAAACTTTGGCGGGTTTGGACACCTGAGTTACAGTCTAATATCGATATACGAACCATCGCCTTATCTTCACAAGGGAAAGCAACCTGAGAATGTATTCGACCAGGCACCGCTCAAGCACTTCGTCGCATACCCAATGAGTAAAACCCCTGAATGGTACCTGATTCCATATGATGAGCGGAAAAAGATCATGGAAGAGCACATAAGAATGGCCACTACAAATCCGGAGGGCGAAGGAATTCGTTCCTTCACGACCTATTCATTTGGTCTTGGTGATCAGGAGTTTGTGGTCATGTATGAGGTAGATGATCTTATGAAATGGTCTCATGTTACTGGAAAATTGCGAGAGGCTACAGCGAGAAAATGGATTATAAAGGAGGAACCAATATTTGTTGGAGATTACATCAGTTCCTTCGATGAAATCGGTACTATGTGA
- a CDS encoding histidine phosphatase family protein has protein sequence MNTEVKELFLMRHAQTDSNIDGGWPLESDPLNNYGRQQALQAASVVKSIFPDVILSSDSLRAIQTAELISNGWFAKSILHNPLFREIDGGKLKGMSHEEIKRQYPNFADSRGIPKGSLDPIFGTEKIIEFAKRVQSAISYVTNAWPGSKVLIVTHGAFIRMFYELNGIPTFDDEEYLFNCSIAGFKKNSENWTLSFRYNAYTKEVWSSEDFTARI, from the coding sequence GTGAACACGGAAGTTAAAGAACTATTTCTAATGCGCCACGCGCAAACAGATTCTAATATAGATGGTGGGTGGCCACTAGAAAGTGATCCTCTCAACAATTATGGAAGGCAGCAGGCGCTTCAGGCAGCTTCTGTTGTAAAGTCTATTTTTCCTGATGTTATTTTGAGTAGCGATTCATTGCGCGCCATTCAGACTGCTGAGTTAATATCAAATGGATGGTTTGCTAAGAGCATTCTGCATAACCCTTTGTTCAGAGAAATTGATGGCGGTAAGTTAAAGGGCATGAGTCACGAAGAAATAAAGAGACAGTATCCAAATTTCGCCGATTCTAGGGGAATCCCAAAGGGAAGCCTTGATCCAATATTTGGCACTGAAAAGATAATCGAGTTTGCCAAAAGAGTTCAGAGCGCAATCTCTTACGTTACAAACGCATGGCCAGGTTCGAAAGTATTAATAGTAACACACGGTGCTTTCATAAGAATGTTTTATGAACTCAACGGAATTCCGACTTTTGATGATGAAGAGTATCTTTTTAACTGCTCGATCGCTGGTTTTAAAAAGAATTCGGAAAACTGGACTCTCAGTTTCAGGTATAACGCCTATACTAAAGAGGTGTGGTCATCAGAAGATTTCACGGCAAGGATATGA
- the hppD gene encoding 4-hydroxyphenylpyruvate dioxygenase, translating to MDNENLFDSINSIEFYVGSARQWAYYHEKAFGFQLKAYAGPETGVRDRVSYLLEQGNVRLTFTSFLGPDTPIADHVRLHGDGVKDISMTVENLDDTLEFLRQKNVVKIKSQQNLKTGNGVLKKAELSTYGETIHSLLDTGEYESEAPPGFELVEIKNKSTGLHKVDHVVGNVEENKMDPWVNYYIKGMGFNQLISFDDKQISTEYSALKSKVVQYGDGKIIYPLNEPAIGLKKSQIQEYLDYYNSPGVQHIALSTNNIIKTVSELKKNGVEFLYTPPSYYETLKERVGKLDENVDTLRDLNILVDVDEHGYLLQIFTKPIGDRPTFFYEIIQRKGAKSFGAGNFKELFKSIEREQERRGNL from the coding sequence ATGGATAACGAAAACCTTTTTGATTCAATAAACTCGATAGAATTTTACGTCGGATCAGCTAGGCAGTGGGCTTATTACCATGAAAAAGCCTTTGGCTTTCAACTGAAAGCCTATGCCGGTCCGGAGACCGGTGTAAGGGATCGGGTATCGTACCTTCTCGAGCAGGGAAACGTAAGATTGACTTTCACGAGCTTCCTTGGTCCTGATACACCGATAGCAGATCATGTAAGATTGCACGGTGACGGGGTAAAGGATATTTCAATGACAGTGGAAAATCTGGATGATACATTGGAATTCCTGAGACAGAAGAATGTCGTTAAGATTAAATCACAGCAGAACCTGAAGACCGGAAACGGCGTACTAAAAAAAGCCGAACTCTCAACCTACGGTGAAACCATACACTCGCTCTTGGACACTGGAGAATATGAATCTGAAGCCCCGCCTGGTTTTGAACTGGTGGAAATTAAAAACAAATCTACCGGCCTCCATAAAGTCGACCATGTAGTGGGAAACGTGGAAGAAAACAAGATGGATCCATGGGTAAACTATTACATAAAAGGGATGGGTTTTAATCAGCTGATCAGCTTCGATGACAAGCAGATAAGCACGGAATATTCTGCTCTAAAATCAAAAGTCGTTCAGTACGGTGACGGGAAGATCATATATCCTTTGAATGAACCCGCGATCGGGCTTAAAAAGTCACAGATTCAGGAATACCTTGACTATTATAACTCTCCGGGTGTTCAGCATATTGCACTATCCACGAATAATATAATCAAAACCGTGAGCGAGCTGAAGAAAAACGGTGTTGAATTCCTCTATACTCCTCCGTCCTACTACGAAACTTTAAAGGAACGCGTTGGCAAACTTGATGAAAATGTTGATACCCTTAGAGATCTCAATATTCTTGTGGATGTTGATGAGCACGGATATCTGCTTCAAATTTTTACGAAACCAATAGGAGATAGACCAACATTCTTCTATGAAATTATACAAAGGAAAGGGGCTAAATCATTTGGTGCTGGAAACTTCAAGGAACTCTTCAAATCCATAGAAAGAGAGCAGGAAAGAAGAGGGAATCTGTAA
- a CDS encoding histidine phosphatase family protein, with protein MMLVNMQDLDRLNDGNIFLMRHAQTELNALGLWQCWQDESLNILGIMQAENSKNIVSGINPEVIVSSDLKRARETAEIVAKELGIEVKVDKRLRERNCGPVQGLTSSQIRERFGIDFATILSDQIDHLPGVEKSRDFTFRVNKTVDDLYREFENKRILIVTHGGFQRSFYETHLPLGYSKRTFTNCSITGYKKDNGTWKLVYMKIP; from the coding sequence ATGATGCTGGTTAATATGCAGGATCTGGATCGGTTAAATGACGGAAATATATTCCTGATGAGGCATGCCCAGACGGAATTGAATGCTCTAGGTCTGTGGCAGTGCTGGCAGGACGAATCCCTGAATATTCTTGGCATAATGCAGGCCGAAAACAGTAAGAATATTGTTAGCGGAATTAACCCTGAAGTCATAGTAAGCAGTGATCTTAAGCGGGCAAGAGAAACCGCTGAGATAGTAGCCAAAGAATTAGGAATAGAAGTAAAAGTCGACAAAAGATTGAGGGAACGGAATTGCGGCCCGGTACAAGGGCTAACCAGTAGTCAAATTAGGGAACGCTTCGGCATCGACTTCGCAACTATCCTTTCGGACCAGATAGATCATCTCCCTGGAGTTGAAAAGTCAAGAGATTTTACTTTTAGAGTTAATAAAACGGTTGATGATCTGTATCGGGAATTCGAGAATAAGAGAATTTTGATTGTCACTCACGGCGGATTTCAAAGATCGTTTTATGAAACTCACCTGCCCTTGGGGTATTCAAAAAGAACGTTCACCAATTGCTCTATAACAGGCTACAAAAAGGACAACGGAACTTGGAAACTCGTATATATGAAAATTCCGTAG
- a CDS encoding iron-containing alcohol dehydrogenase, translating into MIYNYLPIKSVYAGPNSTDEIRRLLEEIQPSRIMLMTNHSVSLTNFYQNFISRLDFPVTEFKEVTQHSPMEEVEHAVELIRNNNCDIIISIGGGSVIDAAKTARYYYKSLEQIAIPTTLSAAEFSHIAGYTIGDEKVGVRNKALTPQYIFLDPKATVETPEDLWRSTGIRALDHSIETVISNGESDIARTFAIKSIKMLFGNLGLKSEFSRFQCQLAAWYSYFEVYDAPMGLSHNIGKIIGAKWNIPHGITSCITLPSVLRHYALSKPEPLAMIAKELGYEGSNVNELAAAFARYVESFISSLGLTHTLTDYEISEKDLDYIISKIKGTDDNIRSILTSML; encoded by the coding sequence ATGATCTATAACTACCTTCCTATAAAATCAGTATACGCTGGACCCAATTCGACAGACGAAATCAGGAGGTTGCTAGAGGAAATTCAACCTTCAAGAATCATGCTTATGACTAACCACTCCGTGTCGCTCACAAATTTCTATCAGAATTTCATTTCAAGACTTGATTTCCCGGTTACAGAATTCAAGGAGGTGACACAACATTCCCCGATGGAGGAGGTGGAGCATGCTGTTGAACTGATCAGGAATAACAACTGTGATATTATCATTTCAATAGGGGGTGGAAGTGTAATAGACGCTGCAAAGACTGCAAGGTATTATTACAAATCATTGGAGCAGATCGCTATTCCCACCACGCTTTCCGCCGCCGAATTCTCCCATATAGCCGGCTACACAATCGGAGACGAGAAGGTAGGTGTTAGAAATAAGGCCCTTACTCCGCAGTATATATTCCTCGACCCAAAGGCGACAGTGGAAACCCCGGAAGATCTGTGGAGATCGACAGGCATAAGAGCCCTGGATCACAGTATAGAGACCGTTATCTCTAACGGAGAAAGCGATATAGCAAGGACCTTTGCTATAAAGTCGATTAAAATGCTGTTTGGCAACCTGGGCCTCAAATCAGAATTCTCAAGGTTTCAATGTCAGCTAGCCGCCTGGTATTCATATTTTGAGGTTTATGATGCCCCTATGGGGCTAAGCCACAACATTGGAAAGATCATTGGAGCAAAATGGAATATTCCACATGGTATAACAAGCTGCATAACCCTCCCTTCCGTGCTAAGACATTATGCTCTGTCGAAACCAGAGCCTCTGGCAATGATCGCAAAAGAACTTGGTTATGAGGGATCAAACGTTAATGAATTGGCTGCAGCCTTCGCGAGGTATGTCGAGTCTTTCATCAGCAGTCTTGGTCTAACGCATACGCTCACCGATTATGAAATAAGCGAAAAGGATCTGGATTACATAATATCAAAAATAAAGGGGACCGATGATAATATCAGAAGTATACTGACGTCAATGCTTTGA